TTTTCTCCTACACTTTTATAAGTTCAAGTGAGAATCTGCCAGCATTTCGTTTATTCAAGATTCTCTACTTTCTCGAAGAGGAATATGCAcctgaatttaaaaaagaaagaagaaaaacgagaaaaagagaaCCGAGGCGTATGTATGCCAGTCGTAAAAGGACGAGTCAATCTAATATATCTTATAAAATTGTCGGCACTCCAAATCAAATAAAGTCACACAGTATTCTTTTAATGATTCGCATacattatgaaattttatttattagtttatataataattttataataaaattgaccgtaaaaaagtgcaaaaataAGGAAGCACGTAGTAATACAGCTATCGTAAAATAACGTAAAActagatgaataaaaaataattggttTAGATTCTTGACTTTCACTCACAGTGAGGCAATGCTGCTAAACTTCTCTGTTTCtgcaaaaaaaagtttacaccGTATTAATGATATCGGTCAATTCGTGTtctatttctttaattatttaaattaaaactgCGTCTTTGACAGTAACAAACTTCGGTTATTGTCAGAACTTAATTGTATATTTTACTGGCCGCTCCAGCTACACAACGGACTTTTACGTGTTGTAGAGCATTCGATATTTATGTGGTACATATAGCTGCACTGCTTTCTAAATGCCTTTACCATCATGTATGAGTAGGATCATGTGAAAGTTTCCAAACTTTCACTGAAAATGtcgcttttatttttgttatttttatttgtcacgTTAGTTTTATCTCCTGCCACAATATGCCCTTTAATAATGTCAATCACCTTTTCCacttttcattcaaattatacaatttgtGCATCCTGAActgattcaaatttcataccTGCCACAAGGCTGTTGCAAGCTGTTCCTAGCGTACTGGACGAAGCTAACGTTGTCTTACTGCTACCCctgaaaaaatgtgaaaaaatgaacacaATGTGAGTCCAGTGAATATCTGGTAAAAACCTTATAACTTAGGCTGCAACATAAATAATTGGAAGCGTTCGAATGTACATAATGTGCCGAAGCTTAATATTTGATGTCAATTACGCACTTGGAGCTTTGATTCGCATACAAACAGACAGCTGCTTCGCTATTATCTGATTCTTCAGAATAGTTCAATCTGACAGCTTTTAATTTTCGTTCACGTCGTTCGGAAAGACTGACAgagttcaatttttgtttacgTAATGCTTTCGAGCGTCTGTGTGATTTCTGAGACTCGTTGGATTGTCTAGGTTCTGTTGATGATTCCTTTCTTGTCACAGTCGGTGAGTTAATAGATTTCAAAGTCGGCTGAGCAGATTTGTCAGAAGTGTTTACAGATTCATAGGTCCGAGTAAAACTACAGAAGAATGGAGAGCAAGTACTCGTTCGTGATTTGTTAGACCGAACTTCGATCTTAGTATCACTGTCGGTAGTTGCCGTTGTTAGGGAAGCTCTCGAATTCATATCACTGATGGAGCGACTGTTTATTTCAGAAAGTGACGGATAAGTCTGAGCCGTTTGCTTTCCCTTAAAAATGAATCGCCAATTCAAAACATTATCTATCTGCATTGTTTTTGTGGAACTTGTACCTGTGTCACGTGTGCCGATAGCCTTGACAGCAAAGGTGGTATGTCAAGATGCAATAACGACTTTATGGGTGAAGTGGCAATGGGTCGTTGGCAAACAGATTCTTTTCTTCGCAAGGATAAATGTTGCATTGTTAGtctttgagaaaattaatgCATGACGGATAACGATAATACGTGAGTAAAATTAaactcaaaaaataaaatagaggCAAGCTTTACCTCGGGGATAGTCCTGTATCTCGTGTCGGTGTTTCAACATCATTTCGATGTTTGCTCAGTGTATTTTTTTGGGGGTTTggaatttttaacgaatttctTCTAGAATGCATCTTTGGTGTTTTTGGTCTAGACTCGAAAACGTTTACACTTTCTGTTTGTGTGATCAATGGCGCGATTGAATAACATGAAGCGAGCAATGCTTCTCCAGACAATTCACCAGAATGAACTTTGACGGGATCTCCTTCTTCCAGCTCATCTTCCAGTACATCGAGCTCTTCCTAATTTAAATATCACCTTAtataaatcaatgaaattcagtaagatacgattattattttggAAAGCTCACATTATCGTCATCCGCGGTTTCATAGTCCTCTGAGTTGGTGGTATAATCACggttgtgaatttttaaaatatggTCCAAATGTTTTCTACAAATTAATAATCAATCGACAGCGATGAATTAAACATCTTTACTGTGAGCCCATATTCACCTTATTTCTCCTGAATTTCGCCCTCGATGATATTCCAATACAGCTGTAAGTCCCGATTTTTTTGCTTCCTCGTTTATTACTTGGTTTGATAAAAAACTATTTAATGATCCGTTGATGTAGGGTAGTGCCTGATACAGAAGGTGAACGATAAGTGACTGGCATCAGTAACAATTGACAAAATACTCTTTGCACGAATCTTTGTAAATATGCTCACAGGTGCATGATCTGTGGCTAGTAAAGTAGTCAGAGTAGAAATAACCACGGAAGCCATAGCCGATGCTCGTATCTGTGCTGCTTTGTGCAAGGATAGATTCATCAGGAGTGCAGTGGCATATTCCAATCTATACGAGCCAATTTTATCGCTTTCCGACTTCAAGTGAAATATCAGCCATTCCACAAGTCCAGTTTCGATCATGTAGAGTCGTTGCTGTTTTCGcaatgacattttttgcaGCATTGCGATTATCATATCGCAAGTGAATGAATCTATCGACTCAACATTGTTTCCATTGAGGCATTTGACAATCTGAAACAAGATGGTTTATAATTTCCACGATTTTCGGAATATTCACATTGTACTTTAAGCTTACCAAGTTGAGCAGCGTAGCTCCAACAGCCAAATAATCTCTCCCGCATCTCAGAGAAGCCAAAGTGTTGATTAACCTCGCTGCTGACTGTTGCAGGGGATGAGGAGTGGCTACGTCTTTGGGCATTAATAAATAAGGCAGGATTTGTTTACCGCTGTCGCAAGCCACTTGAGCATGTAGTCCCAAAATATCTCCTCTCAGGTACTCGTTCACAGTTTCATCCCGGTCTCCCGGTTGACTGAGAGTAAGTTTCTGTAAGAACGACGATCTTGATAATAGTGATTAATTCAGTTTGCCATACAGGATCGTATTTCTGGTGTCACGTACAAATTTTATCCGAAACTGTATTGTGGACCGTACTCACCCAACGCAAGGCTTGCAATAGTAATAACTTGGTTTTAACGCTCCCATTgatcaaatgaaatttaatttttttgtaatctaATAGTTTTGGAGATACAGAATTGATGTTGAGGCCAATGTGACTGGGTGCTTCTGTGAGGTCTGTATGTTTTAATTCCACTTCTTGATCAAGCAAAGTTTTCGTCTAAGGATCACATTGCATGAAAGTTTAGTgaacaatgagaaaaagaatcaaATTTATCTGCCCACAAAATCATTCAGCTTACCTCAGAAGTATTTTCTCTTACGTTATGATTGAAGAGGTCTGGAAATATGGTGATACATGATTCCAACATATTTTGCAGATCGACTGCCTCTCCTCTGACCGAATTTTCAAGCGCAGCCGTTAATTCTCCGGCGATTCCTATCAACTTATGATAATCCGAATGTAGTTTGTGAAATCTGATCTTCAACTTTTCATGGTTGCTTTGAATACTGTACAAATGAGATTTAGTCAGTGATAATTCTGGGTTCGTTTGAATCGGTGTTTTCATGTTTTTTGTTAGCATAGAACAATTCAAAACTGCTGCAGGCTGGCGGAGATCGCTTGTagatataaaatttctcgTAGTCGTTACGGTACTGATCCGGGTCTGTGCGCTTCTGATGAgacaaaaattgaacattCAAGAATATAGGATCGTTCGTCTAACAGTAAAATTCTTCGCCTCATTTCAATACTTACTTGGAATGTATTCTACATGAGCGTTTCTTAGCATGGCAGCCAAGTCGATCAATTATGTTGTGATTTTCTCTAAACATTGGGATATTTCTATCATTCGGGGCAATATCTATGTTATCCACTGTTTGTTGGGGAATCAGTCTCATTATTGTACTTCTGGTTATCTCCAACGGCATTCTCGGAACATCATTTTGAACCATAGGTATCTTGCCAGCTGGATTCATACTCATTAATTTGTCCTCGAAGTCTTTCAAATTCTCACACGTCAGAGGCACGTTTACAACATTTCCTTGAACGCATACGTAAGGTCTGCTTGCCGTTGTCATCGTCTCTGTGGACGTTTTTTGAGATGCCGTTAATCGAATCTGAGGACAAGATATCAAAGAATCATGAATTAAGTTCGCTTTTGATGAACACACCGTTTTACGCCAATTACGATACAAGTACCTGCTTCCGATTCATGAGGAAAACTTGTACAGTCTTTGTCAACTCCTCCATCCAActaatttcgaataattctgGGAACGTAGTGTAGGTTTGATCATCATCCAGGCAGGGAAGGgcaaaaaaaggtaaaaaatcCGTTTTCTCTTCAAATTCGCGACCATCTGTCTCCATATAAGTTCTCAGTTGTTCCATGGCGTCAGTCATCATTTGCTTCGATTGATTATCATCTCCCTGTGgtagaaatttataaacaaaaccattttttcaatcgtgcTCAGTATCAGAGCCAAATATACTAGAGAGAAAGGCGAACCTCTCTTCCAAGAAAATACATTTCAGCAGCGTTCTCAAgtattttcatcatttgtGTCCTCGAAACTTCGTCAGACCCTGTATTTGAGAAAATCAGTTGGAATTTGACAGTGAAATTCACCATACCGAAGTAATAACGATAAGAGAAACACATGCTCACTCTGATCTCTTAGTAGATCCAGTTTTTTGATTCTCAGTGGCAAAACAGCAAAATGCAGGTGAAGTTTGAAGCTCAGCACTTTATATTCTGTAGTTTCTCTAATGCTTTGTGGGATCAAGTTATTCCAGAGCTGCGATCAGCAGAAAGAACAACAATTAGACTTTAATATTCTTCTCGATTAGATGGTGCTACCTTCGAACCTTACATTAAAAAATTGCTTCCAATTCCCAGCGACGTACTGGGACATGACTGCCTTGCAGACGTCCTTGGGTATCGCATTTTTGGTGCAGAGATGTTCGGTGAGAACATCGAACCCAAGTTTAGGCGCCTCGTGAACCAAGCAATCGGCCGTACTCTCGAACTCATTGTAAAGTAAAAACTACAACAAAAGCAGAAAATAGAATGATTGCCCCTTATCTAGCGAATCTAGGCTTATTGTTAACTTTCGTATTACGATATGACAGACCTGATGAATCAGTTTAACCAGACAGTCATTGACCTGAAACGATCCCAGCAATTCTCCCAACGACGGCTTGCACTGGCTTGTAAAATTCAgtttctcattttattcagagTTATCCTTTTggcattgaagaaatttttattccgtaCATAAGAACGAATACCTTTTACCATCTATGTCTCCCGTACCTCCAGTCGTCCTTTCCTCCGTCATTTCGCGTCTTAATTTACTTCTATTTACATAATGCGAGAATAATCGATAAAGCGAGGAGGGTTAAAAACGGATCAATTTCGTAATGACGCGCGCCTGAATCCATGACAACGTGGGTAGGCTAGATTTTCAGCGGCAGCAAAAGTGTTCCCGTGAGTTGATCGTGTGTTGATCAGTGGATCTCATTCTGTTGACAATTGTTCCATCATTCCGACACGTGGTTTCGACCTGTTCAGATGGGCCGGTTATCATTGCCGGGTATCACACTTAGACGAGTGACGCCCAATTCCGCTAACGTTAATCGAAGCATAAACTAAGTGTAGTCTGACTCTACACAGAAACAACTGAACGCCGCGCCGTTTAAACTGTGTAATTCCCACCATCGGAACCACGGGTCGGAACTATGGAACTCATGAATCGCAAGCGAATATCAACAGAAATGAGATCCACTGGTGAACTACTTAATTAATGCTAAGATGACAGTGACAGTTTACTGCAGACAACCTCGTGATTTTCCGTACTCGGAAAACCGTTGATTGAAGCGCTGAATAATAATGGACTTGGTTTgcgaaaatttggaaatttcatCGGCTTCCATCGTTCCGAAGGTATGATTTTATTCCAAAAATCGCTGAACATAATATTGGTTGTGGATATTCGAGGTTATGTTATCTCcttgcaaaaaaattccattcgATTCATAGATACCGAGAACCGTTCGCTACATTCCAAATTTCATAACGCCGGAGGAAGAGATAGAAATTATTAAGCGGGTGAACAACTCTCCGTTACCAAAATGGACCCAGTTGAGTCATCGTAGACTTCAGAATTGGGGTGGTATACCTCATCCTAAGGGTATGATAGCAGAGGAAATACCGGCAGTGAGTGAGAATACAAGGGCCATTTgtttcagcatttttttcttattctgaCTCAAAATACATAGTATTTTCTAGGCAGAAGTAGAGGAGGGGAAATAACTTACaataatcaaaaatcattttctaGTGGTTAACGAAGTACGTTGGGAAAATATCAGGTCTCCAGATCTTCCCAGAAACAAAATTACCCAATCATGTCTTGATCAACGAGTATTTGCCTGGGCAAGGAATAATGGTAAAATAGGATCTCATTTTATAATATGTTTCCTAATACTTTGAGAATATCTCTTCAAAATTGTGGCATTGTTCTTCTTTATAAATAACACAAAATCGTACAGTCTTCTTCCTTTTGTCCCTGATATGAACTGACTTTTTATTATACAGGCACATTCGGATGGTCCATTATTTCATCCTATTGTTACAACAGTAAGTTGTGGCTCGCACACTCTCCTGGATTTTTATAAGCGGAATGAGACTGACCACGTAGTAAGTATCtgtaaaagaaatatttataagGGTGAGAAACTACGAGCTTTTTGACAGTCATTCCTGaattctttattcttaggAAGTTTCTAATCTGGAGTTTACCTTGCTACTTGAGAGAAGAAGTTTACTTATTTTAGAAAACGACCTGTACCACAAGTACCTGCATTCAATTTCTGAGAGGCATTGTGATACGATTTCAAAGGAGAACATTATGAATCTAGATCTCTGTACTGTGAAATATCAAGAGAATGAAGTGATTGAAAGAGGGACAAGATTATCCCTGACTATCAGGCACGTTCCAAAAACCAGCAAGCTCAAATTGAAACTAGGAAGATGATTTTGACGATCTTATTTGCTGCTCAAATTCATCTCTCAATTACTTTCCTACAATAATCTATTGTTGCAAAACGCTACGggggaaaatttgaaacatttacCAGGCTGCAGCCTTTGGAGACATACACACATCCACATCCTCGTAATTCTCAAGACTGACGTCCATTATTTCTTCATCAGACTCGTCCAACATTCCTTGTAGCGAATGAATCGACGATATTAGCACATGGAACTGTTTTCTTCGCATTTCTAGCTTATGCTCTAATTGTTCAGATTTTTCCTGTAAGAATAAAATAGTTGTCGTCGTACTTTTGCCCAAGAGACACACTTTAATCGGCTAATTGTCGACATAAAAATGAAcgatttacaattatttctaagataggataaaaaatttgtccatAAAATACCTTCAAGGTTCCCAACTCTTTACGCAAAGTGGCGAGCTTCACATCTGTTTCAAGTCTATCAGGCTGTTCGCTGATCACTTTGGCAAGAACGTCATACTCGATTCTATTTTTACGAACACGTTTAGCATCTTGTAGCTCGACCTTagttttctcaatttcttttttagcCTCTTCAATTTGAATACCAATATCCTTTGACATCCTTTCATAATTCTTTAACTCCTCTTGACTCATATTTGCTACGAgacgagattttttttgtgcGAATTCACACTGGGCTAGCTGTGACAGCATTCTTTCATGCACAGTATTGTCCGGATCCGGAGTATTTGCCCATTTTAAAAACGACTTCAACAAAACGTTTATCCGTCTATCATCGCCTGTTCCATCTCCATCTATGAGTAGACGACGTCGTATAACTTCCTCTAAAAAATCGTGCAATTAAAAACGTTTAACTAATGTTGTAGTATAATCACAAAgctaattttttgtataaaaacaaaaaatgaggTTATGTCTCACTTTCCGGCGCTTATACCGTGAAACTGACATAAATGTCACATTtacaatttgattttgaattatattcGGCTATTTACCATCTGACATATTCGATGATGTAGTGACGTCGGGTTCttgaagtttaaaaattttattcaaggtGTAAACATCAGCTGGGTCGAACTTCAATTTGCGTTGAAAAGAaccgaattttttcttcgtccaACCTCAATTAGAATAAGCTACTACAAACGCACGGTATCGTAATTTTCGTCGGTAACGAAGGAGTCAACAATTACCACAAGTCAGTCGCCATTTTATTTACAACGTAACGTGACTTGCGCACTGATTCTATTCGATCATCGACTCCAGAGAAATTATCGCATGTGCacgagatgaaaaattgtatatttctTATAAAGAATCGATTATAAATCAATTGTTCCACATTTGTGAAGCCAAAGCTCGTGACATATCAATACTGCAATTGTCCCACTTTAGCAACAATGGCTATCTGTCGCAACTTTAATATATAATGTAGGATTATATTATACGCTCCCTGATCGACTCTTCCTTGTACTTCCGGCAGATTTAATGAAGGCTACAATGGCGGTTGCATTTCCGATTTCCCCATGAGATGGAAACTGCTTGAAGATGGCGACGGTGACAGCTCTCCCAGCGTCCCATCACCTAATTCAAGTAGTGAACGAGTCGAATTTGAGTAAAATCGAGAGGTGAGTGCGACCAGACGATTGTCACATATGTTGATGGAAATATTCGCATCGTTAAATTGACAGAGTAATTTAACCTCGACGATTTTTGCCCCGTCGTAGGACGAGCGGGTTGCACTTCGCTATGTTGAATGTATTGATCTGTCCGCAGCTTCCTGAACGACACCGCCTACAGAGAAGCCATAGAGAATTCTTCCAATTATAACACAAGACTATGCAGAGAACGAAGACTGCGAATGCCCTTCCTCGACTCGCAAACTGGTAAGTAGATGGAACCAGTTGATTACTTCCTGTGATTATTGTCATTAGTTACTGGATATCTTGACCTTCCCGTCATTCCTGTCTTGGTTAATCAATGGCTATTGATAAACGAGTTTTTTCTAACCACAGGAGTCGCCCAAAATCACTCGGCTCTCTTCATGTCGGCTCGAGAACGAATCCCAGGCTTGATGCATGGTCAGGTATATACTTACCCAAGCAAACGATGGCGGAAAAAGCGGCGACAATATCTGATGCACTATCTTCACCCAAAACGAGGCACCCGAGGGGATATAGATGACGGAGTCGAAGGAGCCGACGGAATTGTTGCGGGACTAAATGATGACAGCAAAGATTCTGTTGCTCTCAAAGGTTCGTCCTAATCAATATCTACTTTCCATGTTATCACATACATCTGATTGGCATCTTATTCCGAGTGGGCGTGCAATAATTGTTGATACAATTTCCGGTCCAATTGATTCTCGTCGCTCGTTAGATTTGCCAATTCAGTACCCTCAATgcttaaaatatattttaagcCCTACTGAAATTACTTGTTACGTATGTTTCCGCAAATTCCTTTGTAGTCTTGATGTTCAACgattattaagaaaaaattatttcagatgaaCATAGTAAGGATGCTTGGTACTATGATGAACAAGACATGCTGGACATGGATGCCTTCGACGAACCCGATCCAGACAGTGACTATGACTATGAAGAAAGTTATAGTAGTAAAAGACGGAGAAGAAGGCCCCGAGGTGGAGCCCACCATCCTATCAGGGGACATCCACCCACCGTGGACAGTCCTGGGGCCAAGAGAACAAAGGTGAGTTTAATATGCAATGTATTGCTTCCATCAGTTTTTTATCGAACTTATTCATACTGGAAAGATACTTCATGGATTAAACAGTTTAGATATATTGAAAACTTTATACAAATGTCGAATTTATTCGGAGCTTCGCTCAATGAACAATCTGTTGTTGTTGATACAGGGTGGAGGTCGTGGGAGAAAGAAAGCTAACTACGACAATGCCGACTCCGATAAGCCTTTCGTTTGTGACCGTAAGTTTAACCATAGATATAACTACAAATGATCACTTCCTGTTGTTTccattgaaacaaaaaacaaattattattattattactgctactaccactactactactactactacaaaaacaacagcaacaacaactACTACTACTATCACTACTACTTCTACCGTTTATTGTTTTGGTTTTAAGTAACTAACGCATTGCGTTGCAAAATTTGTTAATCTTattctattattatatttttaccataCTTATCAACTATTTGCAAGGTAAACAAAGGaatatatgatataatatatactagGGAAGAAAAGCAAGAAAGTAAAtcataatcaaaataaattcttAAAACGTTTAGATTAACACACTGCGTAATTTTGCGTCGGGGAATGgagtattttatttaatattttattgtctCGAAAGGTACTCTTCTAATTGACATTAATTCCCAGATGCTTTAATGATAAAAGTATGAATTCAATGATACCAACTACAACATTActcacaatttttaaaaaataacagactaataaaaaatactaattATGCTCTGATGTTCGTGTGAAGATGTCAGTTAACCGGCAAACTATTCTGCTTGACTGCTTTTCATGTTTCACACTATTACAATTTCTCGAATCGCAATACTTTCAGGATTTCAATTAATCGGCATAGAGAAATTAATTTCGCACTGCGTTGATTACATAAATAGAATCGATTGAGTGATAGTCTTTGCAGTTTATCAGAAAgacttttgaataaatcagTTTTGGTTTACACAACCACCATATACTTTTTGATTCAAGCTCTTCGAATTAATTCAAGCGTACCTTGCATCTATTTTCTGTTTAACAATAACATCCTTGTTATGTAttcagttttaaaaaaaaaataataaagacgttttttttttctaattaaatgATCAGCGAATCAGTTTTAAATGGTGAAAATGAATTGCTAAAAAGTCCACCTTTTCGTCATCCCGTGAATCAAATCTAATATTTTTAAGGGTAATCGTTGGAAAAGAAAACGTCTTTTGGAACACTTAATATTTGCAAATAACTTTACCAAGCGAAAACGTAATGGCTCGCTTTGTAACGATTTAAAAACGTAGGTATTTTCAAGCATCAAGCCTTGCATCGTATTGGTTTTTGCTTCTTGGGCTGGAACTCTTTCACTGCTTGTCCATAAATAGAGATCAATGATCGGTGGATAGGGATGCGTATTAGTGCGGAAAGTGTGCAAGTGATATCCCTGATAAAATTATCCTCTGGCTTTCGTCCTCCAACCCCCGTCAAAATTGTTCAGGAAATCAATTAAAACTTGTTGATGAAGAAACGACATGAatcaaaaaaagaagagagaaaatatcTGGCCTGTAAGAAATATTGGTTATACGTTgaacgtactttttttttcgccggAAAACAGTGTTTGCACTTTTACAGTGTGCGGCGCTCGGTATAAAACCAGACCAGGTCTGGTATACCATTACGGTCATTCCCACTCTACCTCCTCTGGCGATCCTGCTAAGGAACCAAGTCCCAGTCCCGCAGATGTTGAATCGTGGAGTGCAGCTGATGTCAACGCTTTGGACCAGCCAGGTTGGAGCCAGTATCAGCTCAGTTTTCTCACCTCCCTTTCGTACCAATAACCCTTCGATATTTCCATCCTATAACGTTACCTGGTTGACTTGAACTCGTACGAGCTCAACTCCAGATTCACGTCTTTCCCGTTCACATATCATCGTCACGTTTCTGGCTACGTCCAAACACTAGATCGGGACAAACCCGCATGGGCACAAAATATGTTATCTCATCGTGAATTTATTGCTGGAACATCCTGATGATCCGTGTTTGGTCGGCGTTAGAATTTCACCACCCCTGCCTTGAATCGATGTTTTTATGCGTACTCGTGTTGCGTGAGTGTCTGGTACGTGTGTGTTCTTCGTAGAACCTGTCATTCTGTCTTCAGCATGCTCTTCAGCTCAACGAATAACAACATAGATTATTTATCTTTTGTTTGCTCTGTCGGACCTTTGAAATGAAAGGGGCTGTTATACAAACACctgcgaaaaataaagaaaacgcGGGTGATTGTAACGCGAACCATTGACGAGtacatgtaaaatatttgagtCGCCACTATAGCTTGTTGCGTATATATTGAGTTTGGAGTATTGTTATTAGATATCGGTTTACATACCGCAACCTAAATGTGCGGAAGGTGgtggagaattttttaaattgcagcctgtttgtttttgtgttcgattatttatttatatttgtgATATGGTTTTGATTCGCTAgatgtttgaaataatttattcagttTAAAAGAACGACGCGTTATTTTCCATTTTGCAAATAACGCTTGCGCGACATCGAGTataaaagaacaagaaaaatgcCTGAGACATTCCCGGTTGACATTTTATAACTGaataaattgttattaaagttttaaaaaaaaagtcgaagaTAAGCTATCAATCGATCTGTGTGCATGGACGTCGGTTAGAGACGTAAAGCGCAACTGGGTATGTGGTCGGTTTGTGATTAGGTGGTACGCGAAGGGGTCGTCAGAGCACTGCTTCGTCGAGCAATCCGACCCCACCACCTGCAGCGCCTCTGGCTAATGCCGGAGGAGCAGCAGTACctcaacagcaacaacaaccaCCATTGGCAGTTCAATCGTCTGCTGCGCCATCCTCCCCCACTGTACCGACTCCCAAGGACGACCTACAGTCGGCTGTTCCTTCTCCGGGTACTGCAgttccttctccttcttcagC
This region of Neodiprion virginianus isolate iyNeoVirg1 chromosome 7, iyNeoVirg1.1, whole genome shotgun sequence genomic DNA includes:
- the LOC124309260 gene encoding alpha-ketoglutarate-dependent dioxygenase alkB homolog 6, translating into MDLVCENLEISSASIVPKIPRTVRYIPNFITPEEEIEIIKRVNNSPLPKWTQLSHRRLQNWGGIPHPKGMIAEEIPAWLTKYVGKISGLQIFPETKLPNHVLINEYLPGQGIMAHSDGPLFHPIVTTVSCGSHTLLDFYKRNETDHVEVSNLEFTLLLERRSLLILENDLYHKYLHSISERHCDTISKENIMNLDLCTVKYQENEVIERGTRLSLTIRHVPKTSKLKLKLGR
- the LOC124309262 gene encoding THO complex subunit 7 homolog isoform X2; the encoded protein is MSDEEVIRRRLLIDGDGTGDDRRINVLLKSFLKWANTPDPDNTVHERMLSQLAQCEFAQKKSRLVANMSQEELKNYERMSKDIGIQIEEAKKEIEKTKVELQDAKRVRKNRIEYDVLAKVISEQPDRLETDVKLATLRKELGTLKEKSEQLEHKLEMRRKQFHVLISSIHSLQGMLDESDEEIMDVSLENYEDVDVCMSPKAAA
- the LOC124309262 gene encoding THO complex subunit 7 homolog isoform X1, coding for MSDEEVIRRRLLIDGDGTGDDRRINVLLKSFLKWANTPDPDNTVHERMLSQLAQCEFAQKKSRLVANMSQEELKNYERMSKDIGIQIEEAKKEIEKTKVELQDAKRVRKNRIEYDVLAKVISEQPDRLETDVKLATLRKELGTLKEKSEQLEHKLEMRRKQFHVLISSIHSLQGMLDESDEEIMDVSLENYEDVDVCMSPKAAAW
- the LOC124309257 gene encoding zinc finger protein ubi-d4 A isoform X3; this encodes MATVTALPASHHLIQVVNESNLSKIESFLNDTAYREAIENSSNYNTRLCRERRLRMPFLDSQTGVAQNHSALFMSARERIPGLMHGQVYTYPSKRWRKKRRQYLMHYLHPKRGTRGDIDDGVEGADGIVAGLNDDSKDSVALKDEHSKDAWYYDEQDMLDMDAFDEPDPDSDYDYEESYSSKRRRRRPRGGAHHPIRGHPPTVDSPGAKRTKGGGRGRKKANYDNADSDKPFVCDLCGARYKTRPGLVYHYGHSHSTSSGDPAKEPSPSPADVESWSAADVNALDQPAKPEAGPTTTTSAPSGEKKVGKAAQPSPYCDFCLGDARENKKTGGSEELVSCSDCGRSGHPTCLQFTANMIVSVRKYRWQCIECKCCSICGTSDNDDQLLFCDDCDRGYHMYCLAPPLASPPEGSWSCQLCLAEFHRHD
- the LOC124309257 gene encoding zinc finger protein ubi-d4 isoform X4 is translated as MATVTALPASHHLIQVVNESNLSKIESFLNDTAYREAIENSSNYNTRLCRERRLRMPFLDSQTGVAQNHSALFMSARERIPGLMHGQVYTYPSKRWRKKRRQYLMHYLHPKRGTRGDIDDGVEGADGIVAGLNDDSKDSVALKDEHSKDAWYYDEQDMLDMDAFDEPDPDSDYDYEESYSSKRRRRRPRGGAHHPIRGHPPTVDSPGAKRTKGGGRGRKKANYDNADSDKPFVCDPKPEAGPTTTTSAPSGEKKVGKAAQPSPYCDFCLGDARENKKTGGSEELVSCSDCGRSGHPTCLQFTANMIVSVRKYRWQCIECKCCSICGTSDNDDQLLFCDDCDRGYHMYCLAPPLASPPEGSWSCQLCLAEFHRHD
- the LOC124309257 gene encoding zinc finger protein ubi-d4 A isoform X1 encodes the protein MATVTALPASHHLIQVVNESNLSKIESFLNDTAYREAIENSSNYNTRLCRERRLRMPFLDSQTGVAQNHSALFMSARERIPGLMHGQVYTYPSKRWRKKRRQYLMHYLHPKRGTRGDIDDGVEGADGIVAGLNDDSKDSVALKDEHSKDAWYYDEQDMLDMDAFDEPDPDSDYDYEESYSSKRRRRRPRGGAHHPIRGHPPTVDSPGAKRTKGGGRGRKKANYDNADSDKPFVCDLCGARYKTRPGLVYHYGHSHSTSSGDPAKEPSPSPADVESWSAADVNALDQPGGTRRGRQSTASSSNPTPPPAAPLANAGGAAVPQQQQQPPLAVQSSAAPSSPTVPTPKDDLQSAVPSPGTAVPSPSSAKPEAGPTTTTSAPSGEKKVGKAAQPSPYCDFCLGDARENKKTGGSEELVSCSDCGRSGHPTCLQFTANMIVSVRKYRWQCIECKCCSICGTSDNDDQLLFCDDCDRGYHMYCLAPPLASPPEGSWSCQLCLAEFHRHD
- the LOC124309257 gene encoding zinc finger protein ubi-d4 A isoform X2; the encoded protein is MATVTALPASHHLIQVVNESNLSKIESFLNDTAYREAIENSSNYNTRLCRERRLRMPFLDSQTGVAQNHSALFMSARERIPGLMHGQVYTYPSKRWRKKRRQYLMHYLHPKRGTRGDIDDGVEGADGIVAGLNDDSKDSVALKDEHSKDAWYYDEQDMLDMDAFDEPDPDSDYDYEESYSSKRRRRRPRGGAHHPIRGHPPTVDSPGAKRTKGGGRGRKKANYDNADSDKPFVCDRGTRRGRQSTASSSNPTPPPAAPLANAGGAAVPQQQQQPPLAVQSSAAPSSPTVPTPKDDLQSAVPSPGTAVPSPSSAKPEAGPTTTTSAPSGEKKVGKAAQPSPYCDFCLGDARENKKTGGSEELVSCSDCGRSGHPTCLQFTANMIVSVRKYRWQCIECKCCSICGTSDNDDQLLFCDDCDRGYHMYCLAPPLASPPEGSWSCQLCLAEFHRHD